Proteins from a single region of Pseudarthrobacter sp. NIBRBAC000502772:
- a CDS encoding isoprenyl transferase, translating to MALGKKKSPSRQRTTPVVAPYPHPSGAVAPAIPAEFIPRHVAIVMDGNGRWANQRGLPRIEGHKAGEPALLDVMAGAIELGIEYVSVYAFSTENWRRSPEEVRFLMGFNKDVLRRQRNQLDDWGVRVRWSGRRPRLWGSVIRELEDAEEFTAGNSTCTLNMCVNYGGRAEITDAVSAIAAEVAAGRLKPGAITEKTIQKYLDEPDLPDVDLFLRSSGEQRLSNFLLWQSAYAEFVFMDTLWPDVDRRTLWDAVEIYAQRDRRYGGAVDTAPGSAVP from the coding sequence GTGGCCTTGGGAAAAAAGAAGAGTCCTTCGCGGCAGCGGACCACCCCTGTGGTGGCACCGTATCCGCACCCGTCCGGCGCGGTTGCCCCGGCGATCCCCGCAGAATTCATCCCCCGCCATGTTGCCATTGTGATGGACGGCAACGGCCGTTGGGCCAACCAGCGGGGCCTGCCGCGGATCGAGGGACACAAAGCCGGCGAGCCCGCCCTGCTGGACGTGATGGCGGGCGCTATCGAACTAGGCATCGAATACGTGAGCGTCTATGCGTTTTCCACCGAAAACTGGCGCCGGTCACCCGAAGAGGTCCGCTTCCTGATGGGTTTTAACAAGGACGTGCTACGAAGGCAGCGGAACCAGCTGGACGACTGGGGTGTCCGCGTACGGTGGTCTGGCCGGCGTCCCAGGCTGTGGGGCTCGGTGATCCGCGAACTGGAAGATGCCGAGGAATTTACCGCGGGCAACAGCACGTGCACGTTGAACATGTGTGTTAATTACGGCGGCCGGGCGGAAATCACGGACGCCGTATCGGCTATTGCCGCCGAGGTTGCCGCAGGCCGGCTCAAACCTGGCGCCATTACCGAGAAAACCATCCAGAAGTACCTGGACGAACCGGACCTGCCGGACGTGGACCTGTTCCTGCGGAGCTCGGGGGAGCAGCGGCTCTCCAATTTCCTACTCTGGCAGTCCGCGTATGCCGAGTTCGTCTTTATGGACACGCTGTGGCCCGACGTCGACCGGCGGACCCTGTGGGACGCCGTCGAAATTTACGCCCAGCGGGACCGGCGCTACGGCGGCGCCGTCGACACAGCACCGGGTTCAGCCGTACCGTAA
- the recO gene encoding DNA repair protein RecO, with amino-acid sequence MVQQSFAARSYRDDAVVLRTHKLGEADRIITLLTKHHGQIRAVAKGVRRTSSKFGARLEPFMVADLQLVSGKTLDIVTQAVAKGAYGSNIAADYGRYTVAAAMTETAEKLTDVDGEAGTAQYNLLVGALASLSRAEHAPGLILDSYLLRALSTGGWAPSFTNCARCGRPGPHTAFSAPLGGMVCADCRPPGSPAPAAETVVLLGALLTGDWTTADGSDVPHRREAAGLVAVYLQWHLERVLKSLKHVERG; translated from the coding sequence GTGGTCCAACAATCCTTTGCTGCCCGGTCCTACCGGGATGACGCCGTGGTGCTCCGTACGCACAAGCTGGGCGAGGCTGACCGCATCATCACGCTGCTGACCAAGCACCACGGCCAAATCCGCGCCGTCGCCAAGGGCGTGCGGCGGACCAGCAGCAAGTTTGGGGCGCGGCTGGAGCCGTTTATGGTTGCCGACCTGCAGCTGGTCTCCGGAAAGACACTGGACATCGTCACGCAGGCTGTTGCCAAGGGCGCCTATGGCAGCAACATCGCCGCAGACTATGGCCGGTATACCGTTGCCGCTGCCATGACCGAAACTGCGGAAAAACTGACCGACGTCGACGGCGAAGCCGGCACCGCCCAGTACAACCTGCTGGTGGGGGCGCTGGCCTCTCTGTCCCGGGCCGAGCACGCGCCGGGACTGATCCTGGATTCGTATCTCCTGCGGGCCCTTTCCACCGGCGGCTGGGCTCCGAGTTTTACCAACTGCGCCCGCTGCGGCCGGCCCGGCCCGCATACGGCCTTTTCGGCTCCGCTCGGCGGTATGGTCTGCGCTGACTGCAGGCCACCCGGTTCGCCTGCGCCGGCCGCGGAGACCGTCGTGCTCCTGGGTGCCCTGCTGACCGGGGACTGGACGACGGCGGATGGCTCGGACGTGCCGCACCGACGGGAAGCTGCGGGGCTGGTGGCCGTATACCTGCAATGGCACCTTGAACGTGTCCTGAAATCACTCAAACATGTGGAGCGTGGCTGA